In the genome of Patescibacteria group bacterium, one region contains:
- a CDS encoding ferredoxin reductase family protein — protein sequence MGGFSAHKGRILFYILLAIIPLLLWMIGEGTQLVFTNYYLTLTTIAKIAGIAGISFFAGNLVLSGRYKFLDRLFGGLDRVFLFHRQTGIVTFVLLTIHLVAITLRNWRTSFFSDIIGFTLNFSNSTINYGRISYYGLLILIVITLYIRLKYERLKFLHSFMGVFIFFGALHAFFIPSDIARNNYLRVYVLGFVALALVSYLCRTVFKRWLVRRTIADVVAVNNLGNSITEVVMKPRAGKIAFIPGQFMFLKFKQAGFPYEDHPFSITASSTEETIRISAKALGDFTSILPTLSIGATAHIQGPYGGFTLNRSSKKEQIWIAGGIGITPFTSMARSLRDTIESKPELKEYSIDLFYSVKTDAELVYAKEFEEIAARYPNFRFHPWVAERDGFISADAISKKIDIKNKGVYICGPKPLLNALTTQFVAAGTPKNDIHFELFRLL from the coding sequence TGACGCTAACTACAATTGCAAAGATAGCAGGTATTGCCGGCATTAGTTTTTTTGCCGGTAATCTTGTTTTATCTGGAAGATACAAATTCTTGGATCGATTATTTGGGGGACTTGATCGTGTCTTTCTCTTTCATCGACAAACAGGAATTGTTACGTTTGTGCTTCTTACAATTCACTTGGTTGCGATAACTTTACGAAACTGGAGGACTTCTTTCTTTTCAGATATCATAGGCTTTACGCTCAACTTCTCAAATTCAACTATAAATTACGGCCGTATCTCATATTATGGCTTACTCATTCTTATAGTTATTACGCTCTATATTCGACTCAAGTATGAACGCTTAAAATTTCTGCATTCATTTATGGGAGTGTTTATATTTTTTGGTGCACTCCATGCGTTCTTTATCCCTTCAGATATTGCGCGAAACAATTATCTGAGAGTATATGTACTTGGTTTTGTTGCTTTAGCACTTGTAAGCTACCTATGCAGAACTGTGTTTAAAAGATGGTTGGTTCGAAGAACTATTGCTGATGTTGTAGCTGTAAATAATCTTGGTAATTCTATTACTGAAGTTGTAATGAAACCACGTGCTGGTAAAATTGCATTCATACCTGGGCAGTTTATGTTTTTGAAGTTTAAGCAAGCTGGATTTCCTTATGAAGATCATCCATTCTCAATTACTGCATCAAGTACAGAAGAGACAATTCGAATTTCTGCAAAAGCTTTAGGCGATTTCACATCTATTCTCCCAACCCTATCTATTGGAGCAACGGCTCATATTCAAGGTCCCTATGGAGGCTTTACGCTCAATAGATCTTCAAAAAAAGAACAGATCTGGATTGCAGGAGGAATTGGAATTACTCCATTTACGAGCATGGCTCGATCATTGCGAGACACTATAGAATCAAAACCTGAACTTAAAGAATATTCTATAGATTTGTTTTATTCTGTTAAGACAGACGCTGAGCTTGTATACGCAAAAGAGTTTGAAGAGATTGCTGCAAGATATCCAAACTTTAGATTTCATCCATGGGTTGCAGAACGAGATGGTTTTATTTCTGCTGATGCTATTTCAAAAAAAATTGATATAAAAAATAAGGGAGTATATATCTGTGGACCAAAGCCATTGCTCAATGCGCTCACTACGCAGTTTGTTGCTGCTGGTACACCTAAGAATGATATTCATTTTGAGCTCTTCCGATTGCTTTAG